One Niabella beijingensis DNA window includes the following coding sequences:
- a CDS encoding response regulator, translating to MKPVILLVEDNRDILDFIESNLEDQYEVKKTINGKDALEVLRTEIVDLIVSDVMMPVMDGFELCRIIKSDVELSHLPCVLLTAKNTLQARLQGLELGADVYIEKPFSPKHLKMQISSLLANRAKIKNYFANSPVAHLKTIAHTKADERFLESVNLIIEEHLQEPELDVDRLARYMNMSRTTFYRKINAISNLTPNDLINLTRLKKAATLMSDGYNINEVSDRVGYNSPKIFSKNFEKQFGMMPSEYIQEHLKGKK from the coding sequence ATGAAACCCGTAATATTATTAGTAGAAGACAACAGGGATATACTTGATTTTATCGAAAGCAACCTGGAAGACCAATATGAAGTAAAAAAGACGATCAACGGAAAAGACGCACTGGAGGTACTTCGCACAGAAATCGTGGATCTTATTGTCAGCGACGTTATGATGCCGGTAATGGACGGGTTCGAACTCTGCCGGATCATTAAGTCCGATGTAGAACTCAGCCACCTGCCCTGTGTACTGCTCACCGCGAAGAATACTTTACAGGCGCGCCTCCAGGGACTTGAGCTGGGCGCCGATGTATATATTGAAAAGCCCTTCTCACCCAAGCACCTGAAAATGCAGATATCCAGCCTGCTGGCCAACAGGGCTAAAATAAAAAACTACTTCGCCAACTCCCCCGTTGCACATCTCAAAACGATTGCGCACACAAAAGCCGACGAGCGTTTTCTGGAATCGGTAAATCTGATCATTGAAGAGCATTTACAGGAACCCGAACTGGACGTTGACCGGCTGGCCCGGTATATGAATATGAGCCGGACCACCTTCTACCGGAAAATAAATGCAATATCCAACCTTACACCCAACGATCTGATCAACCTGACCCGCCTGAAAAAAGCGGCCACTTTAATGAGCGACGGTTATAATATCAATGAGGTGTCGGATCGTGTGGGTTACAATTCGCCCAAGATATTCAGCAAGAATTTCGAAAAACAGTTTGGAATGATGCCTTCAGAATACATACAGGAGCACCTGAAAGGGAAAAAGTAA
- a CDS encoding ligand-binding sensor domain-containing protein, with product MLLRSTGGFSQSFYFTHYQVDDGLSNNAVICMMQDKLGFMWFGTRDGLNRFDGLSYKVFRNDPLNPNTIGSNAIMCLSEDAHKKIWVGTEKGLYIFDQLTEKFTQFPMAGNGAIQALRVAGDKVYYITLYVLYCFDIKTKALKTYSFPNEVTAFTLFRDGSLWISSSAGQVARYNPDDDRFDKVCNVFTRSRNTVSQRIQSICEAGAGNILVGTSNEGLKLLDTNNGSYRNLLTYNADKTDITVMDILNTEKDEYWIATQSGIYIMDLKSNRYNYISKKHEDPYSLSNNIVQSLFKDRQGGIWASTYFGGVNYFSTRQMIFKKYFPKKSEASISGYAVGEIKSDKNGKLWIATEDAGLNQFNPATGSFINFNPAATTGSITYSNVQCLLVSGDSVWAGTFLHGLDLLNLKGEKIRNYNTLNSDIGSNFSDALLKTATGIIIAGTDKGVYTFNRTRNTFDLVKALPQTFFRALSEDSTGNIWAGTYGNGVYKYDFKTNKTQHYLFSPGTNKSVASNTINYIFCGADHTIWFATEGGLGKLNPHTGALNIYTTQHNLPANVIYAIVEDDKKDLWLSTSRGLARFTPSGNKVRVFSKSDGLLTDQFNYRSAYKDKSGHIYFGSIKGMISFHPDSIRDTRLPAPVYITGFQVYNKELPIDAQSPLRQSILFTPGITLAYNQSSFSIDFAALDYSSPLTMKYAYKMEGLDKTWNILSTNRKAYFTELLPGKYTFIVKNISDTEQQPAHYARLNIEILPPLWLTWEAYLVYIAGILLLTYFLIMFFINRSRERHKRRIEKMAFEKEKVHYEDKIDFFTHVAHEIKTPLTLIKGPMENIMDAVDTPSSIKRNLDLMNRNTDRLMHLANQILDFRKIELNGFLLNFVQLNISELLQGIYQRFKPIADSNRLHFGLDADEGIYAYADEEALIKIFSNLIDNAVKYAARSVRITLKYSDHNQRYKMTITNDGFVIPAGDREKIFESFYRVKDTAAQSGTGIGLTLSRTLAEMHNGTLILDTEVQEQNLFILELPVNPNNGN from the coding sequence ATGCTTTTAAGAAGCACGGGCGGCTTTTCTCAATCCTTTTATTTTACCCACTACCAGGTAGACGACGGATTGTCGAACAATGCCGTTATCTGTATGATGCAGGATAAGCTGGGATTTATGTGGTTTGGCACGCGCGACGGATTGAACCGTTTTGACGGATTATCCTACAAGGTATTCCGGAATGATCCGCTGAACCCCAATACCATCGGGAGCAATGCGATCATGTGCCTGTCGGAAGATGCGCATAAAAAAATATGGGTAGGTACCGAGAAAGGGCTTTATATTTTTGATCAGCTTACTGAAAAATTCACACAGTTCCCGATGGCAGGCAACGGGGCCATACAGGCGCTCCGGGTAGCGGGCGACAAAGTATATTACATAACGCTTTATGTTCTTTACTGTTTTGATATCAAAACGAAAGCATTGAAAACCTATTCGTTTCCCAATGAGGTCACTGCGTTTACGCTGTTCAGGGACGGTAGCCTTTGGATAAGCTCCTCTGCCGGACAGGTAGCCCGGTACAATCCGGACGATGACCGGTTTGATAAGGTCTGTAATGTTTTTACCAGATCCCGGAACACCGTTTCCCAACGGATACAATCCATCTGCGAAGCCGGGGCAGGCAACATACTGGTAGGCACTTCCAACGAAGGCCTGAAACTGCTTGATACAAATAATGGCAGCTACAGGAACCTGCTCACTTATAATGCAGACAAAACAGATATTACGGTAATGGACATCCTGAACACGGAAAAAGACGAGTACTGGATCGCCACACAATCGGGCATTTATATCATGGATCTTAAAAGTAACAGATACAATTATATCAGCAAAAAACACGAGGATCCCTATTCGCTCTCCAACAATATCGTACAATCGCTGTTTAAAGACCGGCAGGGCGGTATCTGGGCCAGTACTTATTTCGGCGGGGTCAACTATTTTTCTACACGTCAAATGATCTTTAAAAAATATTTTCCTAAGAAAAGCGAAGCCTCTATCAGCGGATACGCGGTGGGGGAAATAAAAAGCGATAAAAACGGGAAGCTGTGGATCGCCACAGAGGACGCCGGGCTTAACCAGTTCAATCCTGCTACCGGGAGCTTTATCAACTTTAATCCGGCAGCAACAACAGGAAGCATCACCTACTCCAACGTCCAGTGCCTGCTGGTAAGCGGAGACTCGGTATGGGCCGGTACTTTTTTACATGGACTGGATCTTTTAAACCTGAAAGGGGAAAAGATACGGAACTACAATACGCTTAATTCTGATATCGGCAGCAATTTTTCAGATGCCCTGCTAAAAACCGCAACGGGCATTATTATCGCAGGTACTGATAAAGGCGTCTATACGTTTAACAGGACCCGGAATACTTTTGATCTTGTTAAAGCACTGCCCCAAACATTTTTCCGGGCATTGAGCGAAGACAGCACAGGAAATATATGGGCAGGCACCTACGGGAATGGTGTTTACAAATACGATTTCAAAACAAATAAAACGCAGCACTATCTGTTTTCACCGGGAACGAATAAAAGCGTGGCCAGCAATACGATCAATTATATTTTTTGCGGTGCGGATCATACCATCTGGTTTGCTACCGAAGGGGGCTTAGGCAAGCTCAATCCCCATACCGGTGCTTTGAATATTTATACCACGCAGCACAATCTTCCCGCCAATGTTATCTATGCGATCGTGGAGGATGACAAAAAAGATCTCTGGCTCAGCACCTCAAGAGGACTGGCCCGGTTTACCCCTTCCGGTAATAAGGTCAGGGTATTCTCCAAATCTGACGGCTTGCTGACAGACCAGTTCAACTACCGATCGGCTTATAAAGACAAGAGCGGCCATATCTATTTCGGAAGTATAAAGGGGATGATCAGCTTTCATCCCGATTCCATCCGGGATACCCGGTTGCCGGCCCCTGTATATATCACCGGGTTCCAGGTATACAACAAGGAGCTGCCCATTGATGCGCAGTCGCCGCTCCGCCAGTCTATTTTATTTACGCCGGGTATTACACTCGCATACAATCAGTCTTCTTTCAGCATTGATTTCGCTGCGCTGGATTACAGTTCGCCGCTTACCATGAAATATGCATACAAAATGGAAGGGCTGGATAAAACATGGAACATCCTGTCTACAAACCGGAAAGCCTACTTCACTGAACTGCTGCCCGGCAAATACACGTTTATTGTAAAAAACATCAGCGATACGGAACAGCAACCGGCCCATTACGCCCGGCTGAACATTGAAATACTGCCGCCACTCTGGCTGACCTGGGAGGCCTACCTGGTCTATATTGCGGGCATACTATTACTGACCTATTTCCTTATCATGTTTTTTATCAACAGATCTAGGGAACGCCATAAGAGAAGGATTGAAAAAATGGCCTTTGAAAAAGAAAAAGTGCACTATGAAGACAAAATAGATTTCTTTACCCATGTGGCGCACGAAATAAAAACACCGCTGACACTTATAAAAGGCCCGATGGAGAATATAATGGACGCAGTTGATACCCCCTCCTCCATTAAGCGGAACCTTGATCTGATGAACCGTAATACCGACCGGCTGATGCATCTTGCCAACCAGATCCTGGATTTCAGAAAGATCGAATTAAACGGGTTCCTTCTGAATTTTGTACAACTCAATATTTCGGAACTGCTTCAGGGAATTTATCAACGGTTCAAACCCATTGCAGACAGCAACCGTCTGCATTTCGGGCTGGATGCGGATGAGGGCATTTACGCATATGCCGACGAGGAAGCACTTATTAAAATATTCAGCAACCTGATCGACAATGCCGTAAAATACGCCGCAAGATCGGTAAGGATCACGTTAAAATACAGCGACCATAACCAGCGCTACAAAATGACGATAACAAATGACGGTTTTGTGATCCCGGCCGGAGACCGCGAAAAAATATTTGAAAGCTTCTACCGCGTCAAGGACACAGCGGCTCAATCCGGTACAGGGATCGGTCTTACCTTAAGCCGTACCCTTGCAGAAATGCACAATGGTACGCTGATACTGGATACGGAGGTACAGGAACAGAATCTGTTTATCCTTGAGTTACCGGTGAACCCCAATAATGGAAATTGA
- a CDS encoding RNA polymerase sigma factor: MIKSETYSVLADEALFRMFQNGQTGAFDELYRRYRDPLISVAERMVTSRQLAEDIVQEIFLSLFNRRLRIEIQVSLRAYLMKSMKFKILNEFRSSGVRNAYRKQVHTHRSMFPGQHCDYHCELKDLTSNIELSISMLPDKCRTAFLLSRNEELSYKDISGFMGISISTVEKHISKALRLLKSNLPVADFSIN, translated from the coding sequence ATGATAAAATCAGAAACTTACAGTGTTTTGGCAGATGAAGCGCTTTTCCGTATGTTCCAGAACGGCCAGACCGGTGCATTTGACGAGCTTTACCGCCGGTACCGGGACCCCCTGATCTCGGTGGCGGAACGGATGGTAACATCCCGGCAATTGGCGGAGGATATTGTTCAGGAAATTTTTCTCAGCCTGTTCAACCGGCGGTTGCGGATCGAGATCCAGGTATCCCTCCGGGCCTACCTTATGAAATCGATGAAGTTCAAGATCCTGAATGAGTTTCGCTCTTCCGGTGTGCGCAATGCGTACCGCAAACAGGTACATACGCACCGCAGCATGTTCCCGGGGCAGCATTGCGACTACCATTGCGAACTTAAAGATCTTACATCAAACATAGAACTATCTATAAGTATGCTGCCCGATAAATGCCGGACAGCGTTTCTGCTCAGCCGGAACGAAGAACTGTCCTATAAAGATATTTCCGGCTTTATGGGAATTTCCATCAGCACCGTAGAGAAGCATATCAGCAAGGCCTTGCGCCTTTTAAAGAGTAATTTACCTGTTGCCGATTTTTCAATTAATTAA